The sequence CGCCTGCCCGACGAAAACCCTGCGATCGCGATCCGCCGCGAAGCCCAGCGGATCGGTATTGCATCCATCGGATTTTCGCCGCTACAGCCCCAGGAAAAAGCGATTGCGCGTATCAGCGGCATGATAGAGGAAAAACGGCATGGAGAAATGCGCTATCTCGAAACCGGAATATCGGAACGCGCCGATCCTTCGCAGCTTCTGCCAGGCGTAAAAACCATTATCTCCGCAGCGCTCTGCTACAACAGGCCTGAATACCATGCACCGGCACCCGGAACCGCACGAATCTCACGGTATGCGGTCATCGACGACTACCATCGGGTAGTACGAAGCAAACTCGAAGAGCTGCTGAGCTTCATCCGCACGATCTGCGATCAACCGGTACAGGCCGTCATTGCCGTCGACAGCTCGCCCGTGCTGGAAAAAGCATGGGCCGAAAGCGCAGGAATCGGAAAAACCGGAAAAAACACACTGCTCAACACAACCGCATCCGGCTCATACGTCTTTCTCGGAGAACTGCTGATCGACCGCGAAATCCATGATCCGGCACAAGAGTTGCCCAACCGGTGCGGAGCATGCAGAAACTGCATCGAAAGCTGCCCGACCGGAGCGCTGCTCGAACCGGGAAAACTCGACGCACGCCGCTGCATCTCCTACCTCACCATTGAACTGAAACGGGAGTTCACGCCGGAAGAATCGCGAATGGTAGGAACGTGGCTTTTCGGCTGCGACCTCTGCCAGGAATCATGCCCCGGTAACCGATCGCGCAAACCAGCTCCCGAAGGGCTCTTCACTCTGAAAAAGGAACTGCTCGACATTACGCCGGAGGATATTCTGAACCTGACCGGATCAGGTTTCCGTAAACTCTTTCTTGGAACACCGATCTACCGTATCGGTCTTAAACGGCTCAAACGCAACGCAAGGGCGGTGTTGGACAACTTGTCGTCAAGTTCGTCAGTTCAGGCTCCACAGAAGGGTAATAGCAGTAGCGCAAACGACGAACAATAAAGCCCTGAGCAACAGAAAAAAGCTACCCTTTCAGATAGCTTTTTTCTGTGCGATGTGCATTACTGACTACATGATCCCTTCCTCAGCCAAGCCCCGTAAAAGGGGCGCGAGTATCAAATTTCAGTGTTTGAAATGCCTCATCCCCGTAAACACCATAGCCAGATTGTTGGCATCCGCAGCCTCGATCACCTCGTTATCCCTGATCGAACCGCCCGGCTGGATCACGGCGGTCACGCCAGCCTCGGCAGCGGCAAGCAGCCCGTCAGCGAACGGGAAAAACGCATCTGAAGCCACAACCGATCCGTTCAGGTCGAGATTGACCTCCGAAGCCTTCCAGCGCGCGATTTTCGACGAATCCACACGGGACATCTGCCCCGCTCCTACGCCATAGGTCTGGCGGTTCTTCACATACAGGATAGTGTTCGATTTGATATGCTTGCAGATCTTCCAGGCAAACATCAGGTTGGAAAGTTCCTCTTCAGTCGGCTGCCGTTTGGTGACCACCTTCAGATCCTCGACGGCAACGATACGGGCATCGCGCTCCTGAACAAGCATGCCGAAGGGTGTGGACTTGAACTCCCATCCGCCTTTCGGCAGCGGCTGCTTCTGCAGCACCAGCCTGCGGTCTTTCTTCTTCATAAGCAGATCGAGCACGCCATCCTCGAAAGCAGGAGCGATCAGGATTTCGGTAAATATCCCGTTAACCGCAACTGCGGTATCCATATCGAGCGGACGGTTGAAAGCGATGATGCCACCGAAAGGAGCCTGCGTATCGGTCGAGAACGCCCTGCGGTAAGCCTCCACAAGCGTATCGGCCTGAGCGACACCGCACGGATTGGTATGTTTGACGATCACGACTGAAGGATCCTCTCCGCGAAACTCCTCGATAAGCGAGGTTGCCGCGGCAATATCGAGCATATTATTGTAAGACAGCTCCTTACCGTGCAGCTTCTCGAAACAGGCGCCGAACGAACGGCTGCCCTCGCTGTCGGTAAGACGGTAAAAGCCCGCATTCTGATGCGGGTTCTCGCCATAACGCATGTCAAGCTCTTTTTCGAGCGATACGGTCATGCCTGCTGCCGCGCCCTCCACCTCTGCACCTGCAGCGCCGGTAAGGTAGGCCGCAATAGCCCTGTCGTAACGGGAGGTGAGTGCAAACACCTTGCGAGCCAGCATAAGACGGGTTGCGCGAGTCGTAGCGCCGGCACCGGCACGCATCTCACCAAGCACCTGCGCGTAATCAGCGCTATCGGTCAAAACGGTCACCGACTCGTTGTTTTTCGCAGCGCTGCGGAGCATCGAGGGACCACCTATATCGATATTCTCGATAGCATCCTCGAAGGTAACATCCGGCTTTGCCACCGTAGCCTCGAAAGGATACAGGTTCACCACCACCATGTCGATAAACCCGATACCGTTCTCCAGTGCCTGTTTCACATGATCGGCGTTCTCTCTCACGGCAAGCAGACCGCCATGAATTTTAGGATGCAGCGTCTTGACCCGCCCGTCCATAATCTCGGGAAATCCGGTAATGGTTGAAATTGAGGCTGCAGCAACTCCGGCATCCTGAAGCGTTTTCAGGGTTCCGCCCGTTGAAAAAATCTCGACGCCGAGGAGCGAAAGCTCCCGGCAGAAATCCACAATTCCGGTTTTATCGGATACAGATACCAGCGCCCGCTTGATGACAGGATCAGACATGTGCAGAAAATTTATTTTAATCGTTGAAATCGCAGATGCTAAAGCCGGAATCTAAGAAAAAATCCCCAATTATCTGAAGCTGTCCGGCTTGCGCCTCCCCGATATTCATGGAATAGGCGTGCACAGAGCTATAAATGAACCGTAATCACACCATGATCATTCCTGACAAACGCTGCTCCCTGACGTATAACAGTCAGATGCAATCCTCACCAAGAGAAAACTCCCGAAGCAGCAGTTCCGGAATCTCTTCCCGGCTAACGCTACACTCCTCTGCTCGACCTTCGGATATCACCTTGAACCGTTCGCCATGAAGCACCTTTTTCCCGGAGGGGGTCTGCAGCACAACCATCAATGCCTGCACGAAAACAGAACCCGGATGGGTCGAGTTCAGATAGTTTGCCGGCTCGAAATCAACCCATTCCTGAGTCGATAGATTGAACTCATAGAGGTTAATCCATGAACCGTCGGAAAGCGACTGCAGCAGATACTCCCCTTCTCCGTTCACCGAAAGCCTGAACGTTGCGGGACCCTGCACGATCTCCCGGTCGAGCCAGTCGAGACGCAGCGGTTCCCGGATGCTGTAACTGCCGAAACTCAGGTCGCAGAGCCACCGTTCGCCCCCGATTTCCGCTACGAGCGCCATGTGCGTCTTCGGACGGCGAACAGGATAGATCATCGGCCGGGCGGCCACGAACCGGTGTGGAATACCCAGCGCATCGAGGGCCATGGCAAACAGCCCGTTCACCTCATAGCAGTACCCGCCCCGACGCCGCACGACGATTTTCGTGTAAATTTCCTCCGGAACGAGCGAAACGACCTTCCCGTTTTGAACGTCAAGGTTTTCGAACGGCACCGTAAAGAGCTGGCAGCGCATCAGGCCTCTCAGTGTGGCTAAATCCGCCGAAGCGGCCCCATGAAAACCAATTCGTGAAAAATATGCCTGCAAATCAAAATTATCAGCTTTCATCTGTTCCTCATTACAATCACCATATCCCTTATTACTCCTGCCCTCCGACCCTTCACTTGATAAAGTATCCGGCGGCCCTCCACACTCCATCATTATCGAGCATGAATGTCACGGTCTCCGTAGCGGACTTTTTGTGTTCGAATACCGACTGCATGGTCATGACGACATACCGGCCATCCGGAGCGCCGGGGAGAGCAGTCGA comes from Chlorobium limicola DSM 245 and encodes:
- the queG gene encoding tRNA epoxyqueuosine(34) reductase QueG, which produces MRLPDENPAIAIRREAQRIGIASIGFSPLQPQEKAIARISGMIEEKRHGEMRYLETGISERADPSQLLPGVKTIISAALCYNRPEYHAPAPGTARISRYAVIDDYHRVVRSKLEELLSFIRTICDQPVQAVIAVDSSPVLEKAWAESAGIGKTGKNTLLNTTASGSYVFLGELLIDREIHDPAQELPNRCGACRNCIESCPTGALLEPGKLDARRCISYLTIELKREFTPEESRMVGTWLFGCDLCQESCPGNRSRKPAPEGLFTLKKELLDITPEDILNLTGSGFRKLFLGTPIYRIGLKRLKRNARAVLDNLSSSSSVQAPQKGNSSSANDEQ
- the purH gene encoding bifunctional phosphoribosylaminoimidazolecarboxamide formyltransferase/IMP cyclohydrolase, producing the protein MSDPVIKRALVSVSDKTGIVDFCRELSLLGVEIFSTGGTLKTLQDAGVAAASISTITGFPEIMDGRVKTLHPKIHGGLLAVRENADHVKQALENGIGFIDMVVVNLYPFEATVAKPDVTFEDAIENIDIGGPSMLRSAAKNNESVTVLTDSADYAQVLGEMRAGAGATTRATRLMLARKVFALTSRYDRAIAAYLTGAAGAEVEGAAAGMTVSLEKELDMRYGENPHQNAGFYRLTDSEGSRSFGACFEKLHGKELSYNNMLDIAAATSLIEEFRGEDPSVVIVKHTNPCGVAQADTLVEAYRRAFSTDTQAPFGGIIAFNRPLDMDTAVAVNGIFTEILIAPAFEDGVLDLLMKKKDRRLVLQKQPLPKGGWEFKSTPFGMLVQERDARIVAVEDLKVVTKRQPTEEELSNLMFAWKICKHIKSNTILYVKNRQTYGVGAGQMSRVDSSKIARWKASEVNLDLNGSVVASDAFFPFADGLLAAAEAGVTAVIQPGGSIRDNEVIEAADANNLAMVFTGMRHFKH
- a CDS encoding arylamine N-acetyltransferase family protein — encoded protein: MKADNFDLQAYFSRIGFHGAASADLATLRGLMRCQLFTVPFENLDVQNGKVVSLVPEEIYTKIVVRRRGGYCYEVNGLFAMALDALGIPHRFVAARPMIYPVRRPKTHMALVAEIGGERWLCDLSFGSYSIREPLRLDWLDREIVQGPATFRLSVNGEGEYLLQSLSDGSWINLYEFNLSTQEWVDFEPANYLNSTHPGSVFVQALMVVLQTPSGKKVLHGERFKVISEGRAEECSVSREEIPELLLREFSLGEDCI